Proteins found in one Mangifera indica cultivar Alphonso chromosome 15, CATAS_Mindica_2.1, whole genome shotgun sequence genomic segment:
- the LOC123197563 gene encoding zinc transporter 1, with protein sequence MTILQPCFDSFTSFNLICLFFLLSSIVLVSGECSCEEVGDLGEHKGEALKYKLAAIATILFAGALGVSLPLLSKKVPALRPENDVFFMVKAFAAGVILATGFVHIIPEAFESLTSPCLGENPWGKFPFTGFVAMMSSIGTLMVDSFATGYYKRQHFNKNKLLAVVQDEEKAGEHEGHVHVHTHATHGHAHGGSLDHSSQDLPLPQFIRHRVVSQVLELGIVVHSVIIGMSLGASENPDTIRPLVAALSFHQFFEGMGLGGCITQAEFKSKSVAIMATFFSLTTPVGIALGIGISSVYSENSPAALIVEGTFDSASAGILIYMALVDLLAADFMNPILQSNVRLQLGANFSLLLGAGCMSVLAKWA encoded by the exons ATGACGATTCTTCAGCCTTGTTTTGATTCCTTCACCTCCTTTAACCTAatttgtcttttctttcttctttcatcaATTGTTCTTGTTTCTGGTGAGTGTTCTTGCGAAGAAGTTGGAGACTTGGGAGAACATAAAGGAGAAGCACTTAAATATAAACTAGCCGCAATTGCTACTATTCTTTTTGCTGGTGCACTTGGTGTGAGTCTTCCATTGTTGAGCAAGAAAGTTCCAGCTTTAAGGCCTGAGAATGATGTTTTCTTCATGGTTAAAGCCTTTGCAGCCGGAGTGATTCTAGCAACTGGGTTCGTTCATATTATACCTGAAGCGTTTGAGAGCTTAACTTCACCTTGTCTCGGTGAAAATCCATGGGGGAAGTTTCCCTTCACAGGGTTCGTTGCCATGATGTCCTCCATAGGAACATTAATGGTGGATTCTTTTGCCACGGGGTACTATAAGCGGCAGCATTTCAACAAGAATAAGCTTCTGGCAGTTGTTCAGGATGAAGAAAAAGCTGGTGAACATGAAGGTCATGTTCATGTTCATACACACGCCACACACGGCCACGCCCACGGCGGCTCTCTTGATCATTCATCTCAAGATTTGCCTCTCCCTCAGTTCATCCGCCACCGTGTTGTTTCCCAA GTATTGGAGTTAGGAATTGTGGTACATTCAGTGATTATTGGCATGTCTCTGGGTGCTTCTGAGAACCCAGATACTATCAGGCCTCTTGTAGCAGCCTTGTCATTTCACCAGTTTTTTGAAGGCATGGGACTGGGCGGCTGCATCACTCAG GCAGAGTTCAAGTCAAAATCTGTGGCAATTATGGCAACATTTTTCTCCCTTACAACCCCAGTTGGGATTGCACTTGGCATTGGAATTTCAAGTGTTTACAGTGAGAACAGTCCAGCAGCTCTGATTGTGGAGGGGACTTTTGATTCAGCCTCAGCTGGGATTTTGATTTACATGGCACTGGTTGATTTGCTTGCTGCAGATTTTATGAACCCTATATTGCAAAGTAATGTCAGGCTTCAACTAGGGGctaatttttctcttcttcttggaGCTGGTTGCATGTCTGTTTTGGCCAAATGGGCATAA
- the LOC123197399 gene encoding 2-dehydro-3-deoxyphosphooctonate aldolase 1 — protein sequence MDSSAILFNQLKAAEPFFLLAGPNVIESEQHIMRMAAYIKNISNKVGLPLVLKSSFDKANRTSSKSFRGPGMTEGLKILEKVKTAYDLPIVTDVHETVQCEEVGKVADIIQIPAFLCRQTDLLVAAAKTGKIINIKKGQFCAPSVMTNSAEKIRLAGNPNVMVCERGTMFGYNDLVVDPRNLEWMRESNCPVVADVTHSLQQPAGKKLDGGGVASGGLRELIPCIARTAVAVGVDGIFMEVHDDPLNAPVDGPTQWPLRHLEELLQELVAIARVSKGKQRMNIDLTPFCD from the exons ATGGATTCTTCAGCCATTTTGTTTAACCAGCTCAAG GCAGCAGAACCGTTCTTCTTGTTAGCGGGTCCAAATGTGATTGAATCAGAACAACACATTATGCGAATGGCCGCTTACATTAAGAATATCTCCAACAA AGTTGGATTGCCACTGGTTTTAAAGTCAAGTTTTGACAAAGCTAATAGAACATCCTCAAAATCATTTCGGGGTCCAGGCATGACTGAAGGCCTGAAG ATCCTAGAGAAGGTTAAAACAGCATATGACCTTCCCATTGTCACTGATGTACATGAAACTGTTCAG TGTGAAGAAGTTGGCAAAGTTGCAGATATTATACAGATTCCAGCATTTTTATGTCGCCAG ACTGATCTTCTAGTTGCTGCAGCCAAGACtggaaaaattatcaatattaaaaagGGCCAATTTTGTGCTCCCTCT GTCATGACAAATTCTGCTGAGAAAATCAGATTGGCTGGAAATCCAAATGTTATGGTATGCGAGAGAGGAACCATGTTTGGCTATA ATGATTTGGTTGTTGATCCACGGAATTTGGAGTGGATGAGAGAATCTAATTGTCCTGTT GTGGCCGACGTCACACATTCATTACAACAGCCTGCCGGGAAGAAG TTGGATGGAGGAGGTGTTGCAAGTGGAGGTCTCCGTGAACTTATACCATGCATTGCAAGGACAGCTGTTGCAGTAGGTGTTGATGGAATTTTTATGGAG GTACATGATGACCCTTTGAACGCACCAGTTGATGGCCCAACCCAGTGG CCACTCCGGCATTTGGAGGAACTACTACAAGAGCTTGTGGCAATTGCT AGGGTAAGCAAGGGGAAGCAACGCATGAACATCGATCTCACACCATTTTGTGATTAG
- the LOC123198128 gene encoding uncharacterized protein LOC123198128 produces MAFLLPNLSPSLLLQTKASKEKPLLQAISSTRHKSYPLALSSVASLQIPTLQDAQVKTPPREQDNDHHEKNDFYVNLGLAVRTLREDMPSLFARDLNYDIYRDDITFVDPLNTFTGIERYKLIFWALRFHGKVLFREISLDVLRIWQPSENLIVIRWNLRAVPRVPWEAEGQFQGNSRYKLDRSGKIYEHKVDNLAFNFPQPLKPAASVLDLVSACPASPNPTFLWGPSDVYSSSWVEFYRAVMETLDQEAYLNVQNRLVTCS; encoded by the exons ATGGCTTTTCTTCTACCAAATTTGtctccttctcttcttcttcaaaccAAAGCCTCCAAAGAGAAGCCCTTACTCCAAGCAATTTCTTCAACCAGACATAAGTCTTATCCTCTAGCCCTCTCCTCTGTAGCCAGTCTACAGATTCCAACGCTTCAGGATGCGCAGGTTAAGACCCCACCACGGGAGCAGGACAACGACCACCacgaaaaaaatgatttttatgtcAATTTAGGCCTTGCTGTGAGGACTCTGCGTGAAGACATGCCTTCATTATTTGCCAGAGACCTCAATTACGATATTTACAG GGATGATATAACATTTGTGGATCCATTGAATACATTTACTGGCATTGAGAGATACAAATTGATCTTTTGGGCATTGAGATTTCATGGTAAAGTTCTGTTCCGTGAGATTTCGCTTGATGTATTAAGGATTTGGCAACCTTCTGAGAATTTGATCGTCATAAGGTGGAACTTGAGGGCTGTTCCCAGAGTTCCATGGGAGGCTGAAGGCCAGTTTCAGGGTAATTCAAGGTATAAATTAGATCGGTCTGGCAAAATTTATGAACACAAAGTCGATAATTTAGCATTCAATTTCCCACAGCCACTGAAACCAGCAGCATCAGTGTTGGATCTGGTGTCTGCTTGCCCGGCTAGTCCCAATCCAACGTTTTTATGGGGTCCCTCGGACGTGTACTCATCCTCATGGGTCGAGTTTTACCGGGCAGTAATGGAGACATTAGATCAAGAAGCGTATTTGAATGTACAAAACAGGCTAGTTACTTGTTCATAG
- the LOC123197602 gene encoding metal tolerance protein 9-like yields the protein METTDERCISNIEEGGGGGDLLHEPHLLPKQEEDDDDVGDHINAKSSAWRLTLDSFRIPEHEIPFYHHHRHSCVFFHRLCTPKKQKKLSEYYEKQERLLEGYVNMDIMTENGSWPESLTEDEMKQLAKSERLAVHISNVTNLVLFIAKVYASVESRSLAVIASTMDSLLDLLSGFILWFTSNAMKNPNQYHYPIGKKRMQPVGIIVFASVMATLGLQILLESARAIISKPKPKMDSVQEKWMIGIMTSVTIVKFVLMIYCRRFKNEIIRAYAQDHMFDVITNSVGLVTAVLAVKLYWWIDPTGAIIIALYTISTWVRTVLENVHSLIGRTAPPDFMAKVTYLIWNHHESVKHIDTVKAYTFGCHYFVEVDVVLPEDMLLHQAHNIGETLQEKLEQLPEVERAFVHIDYEVKHRPEHTKSHQLA from the exons ATGGAGACTACGGATGAACGTTGCATAAGTAATATAGAAgagggtggtggtggtggtgatctTCTTCATGAGCCTCATCTTCTtccaaaacaagaagaagatgatgatgatgttggtgATCATATTAATGCGAAGTCGTCTGCATGGAGGCTCACTCTTGATAGCTTTCGTATTCCAGAACATGAAATCCctttttatcatcatcaccGTCACTCTTGTGTTTTCTTTCACCGTCTATGTACACCAA AAAAACAGAAGAAACTCTCAGAGTATTACGAGAAACAAGAAAGGCTCCTTGAAGGGTATGTTAACATGGACATCATGACTGAAAACGGTTCTTGGCCTGAAAGCCTAACAGAG GATGAAATGAAGCAGCTTGCAAAAAGTGAGAGATTGGCAGTTCACATATCAAATGTCACTAACTTGGTGCTTTTTATAGCAAAAGTTTATGCTTCTGTTGAAAGCAGATCTTTGGCAGTAATTGCCTCAACTATGGACTCTCTTCTAGACCTTTTATCAGGTTTCATTTTGTGGTTCACTTCCAATGCCATGAAAAATCCAAACCAGTATCACTACCCAATCGGAAAGAAAAGGATGCAACCAGTA GGCATCATTGTTTTTGCATCAGTGATGGCAACTCTTGGACTACAAATTCTGCTAGAATCTGCTCGCGCAATCATTTCAAAG CCAAAACCTAAAATGGACAGCGTGCAAGAAAAATGGATGATCGGGATAATGACTTCTGTGACAATAGTCAAGTTTGTGCTAATGATCTACTGTCGAAGATTCAAGAACGAAATCATCAGAGCCTATGCTCAAGATCATATGTTTGATGTGATCACCAATTCAGTTGGCTTAGTCACAGCTGTGCTAGCTGTGAAACTTTACTGGTGGATTGACCCAACTGGAGCCATAATA ATAGCATTGTATACAATTAGCACATGGGTGAGGACTGTTCTGGAGAATGTACATTCACTGATAGGGAGAACTGCCCCACCGGATTTTATGGCGAAAGTGACGTATCTGATATGGAACCATCACGAATCGGTAAAGCATATAGACACAGTGAAAGCATACACATTTGGATGCCATTATTTTGTGGAGGTGGACGTTGTGTTACCAGAGGACATGTTGCTGCATCAAGCACATAACATTGGAGAGACATTGCAGGAGAAGCTTGAGCAACTGCCTGAAGTTGAGAGAGCTTTTGTGCATATAGATTATGAGGTCAAACATCGACCTGAGCACACCAAGAGCCATCAATTAGCTTGA
- the LOC123197603 gene encoding metal tolerance protein 9-like encodes METTDERCGSNIEEGGGGLLHDAYLLPKQQEEDDGDRLNAKSTAWRLTLDSFRIPEHKLSSSPHHHHSCAFFHHLCTPKKQKKVSEYYKKQERLLEGYGDMDIMTEKGSWPESLTEDEMKQLARSERLAVHISNVTNLVLFIAKVYASVESRSLAVIASTLDSLLDLLSGFILWFTSNAMKNPNQYHYPIGKKRMQPVGIIVFASVMATLGLQILLESSRAIISKSKPKMDSEQEKWMIGIMTSVTIVKFVLMIYCRRFKNEIIRAYAQDHMFDVITNSVGLVTAVLAVKLYWWIDPTGAIIIALYTISTWVRTVLQNVHSLIGRTAPPDFLAKMTYLIWNHHESVKHIDTVRAYTFGCHYFVEVDIVLPEDMLLYQAHNIGETLQEKLEQLPEVERAFVHIDFEFTHRPEHTKSHQLA; translated from the exons ATGGAGACTACGGATGAACGTTGCGGAAGTAATATTGAAGAAGGTGGTGGTGGTCTTCTTCATGATGCTTATCTTCTTCCAAAAcaacaagaagaagatgatggtgATCGTCTTAATGCGAAGTCGACTGCATGGAGGCTCACTCTTGATAGCTTTCGTATTCCAGAACATAAACTCTCTTCTTCTCCTCATCACCATCACTCTTGTGCTTTCTTTCACCATCTATGTACACCAA AAAAACAGAAGAAAGTCTCAGAGTATTACAAGAAACAAGAAAGGCTCCTTGAAGGGTATGGTGATATGGACATCATGACTGAAAAGGGTTCTTGGCCTGAAAGCCTAACAGAG GATGAAATGAAGCAGCTTGCTAGAAGTGAGAGATTGGCAGTTCACATATCAAATGTCACTAACTTGGTTCTTTTTATAGCAAAAGTTTATGCTTCTGTTGAAAGCAGATCTTTGGCAGTAATTGCCTCAACTCTGGACTCTCTTCTAGACCTTTTATCAGGTTTCATTTTGTGGTTCACTTCCAATGCCATGAAAAATCCAAACCAGTATCACTACCCAATCGGAAAGAAAAGGATGCAACCAGTA GGCATCATTGTTTTTGCATCAGTGATGGCAACTCTTGGACTACAGATTCTGCTAGAATCTTCTCGCGCAATCATTTCAAAG TCGAAACCTAAAATGGACAGCGAGCAAGAAAAATGGATGATTGGGATAATGACTTCTGTGACAATAGTCAAGTTTGTGCTAATGATCTACTGTCGAAGATTCAAGAACGAAATTATCAGAGCCTATGCTCAAGATCATATGTTTGATGTGATTACCAATTCAGTTGGCTTAGTCACAGCTGTGCTAGCTGTGAAACTCTACTGGTGGATTGACCCAACTGGAGCCATAATA ATAGCATTATATACAATTAGCACATGGGTGAGGACGGTTCTGCAGAATGTACATTCACTGATAGGGAGAACTGCCCCACCGGATTTTCTGGCGAAAATGACGTATCTAATATGGAACCATCACGAATCGGTAAAGCATATAGACACAGTGAGAGCATACACATTTGGATGCCATTATTTTGTGGAGGTGGACATTGTGTTACCAGAGGACATGTTGCTGTATCAAGCACATAACATTGGAGAGACATTGCAGGAGAAGCTTGAGCAACTGCCTGAAGTTGAGAGAGCTTTTGTGCATATAGATTTTGAGTTCACACATCGACCTGAGCACACCAAGAGCCATCAATTAGCTTGA